CGAGCGGCAACGAGCGCAGGGATGAGGTCCCCCACCGGGTCGGGGGACGCGTTGTAGCCCAGCACGAAGTCGAGGAGGAGGGCCGCCACTTCGGGGTCCTCCGCCTCCTGCCGGATCCGCTCTTGGCGGAGGGTGGGGTCGATCATCGGGTGCAGGCGGCCCTCGGTGAAGAACTCGTCCCCCATGTCGAGGAGGGTGTGGCCCTCGCTGCGCCAAGGGGTGGCGAGGGCGTGGTCCGCGGTGAGGGGGGCATTGGACCGGAAGGGGACGCGGGCCACGTGGAAGAGGAGCTGGGCTTGGTAGCAGAAGGTGCCGCCCGCGAAGATCCCCCGGGCGTAGCGCTGTCGGGGGAGAAGGCGGGAGAGGTCGTCCTTGAGCTCAGGCCCGTTCCGGGGCACGGAGAGGAAGGGCGGGACGGGAACCCCGGTGCGACGGAGGGCCGCGGCCACCGCGTCGTCGATCACCGCCACGAGCGGCCCCGGCCAGCCGTTGCGCATTTGCTCCGCCGCAAGCCCCAGAAAGCAGGCGATCACAGGCTTGGTGGCCCTGCGGACCCGCTGGGCGAGCCGGGCCACCGTCCCCACCCCTGGGGGCTTGGACAAGATCACGATGACCTCTGTTGCCGGATCCTCCGCGAGGGCGTCCAGGGCCGTGAGGGTCGTGGTGCCGCCCACGGCGTCGGAGAGGTCCCGTCCCCCTGTGCCCAGGGCGTGGGAGATCCCCGAGCCGGCGCGGTGGACGAGGGTTGTGAACTCCTGGGCCCCCGTGCCCGAGGCGGCGATGAGCCCGATCGGGCCCTGACGGACGGCGTTGGCAAACCCCAGCCCGACCCCGGCCACGATCGCCGTCCCGCAGTCCGGCCCCATCACGAGAAGACCCTTCTCCGCGGCGAGGCGTTTCAGGGCCACCTCCTCCTCCACAGGGACGTTGCTGGAGAAGAGGAACACGCTCAAGCCCTGCTCGAGGGCCGCGCGGGCCTCGGGGACCGCGTGCCGGCCAGGCAGGGAGATGACCGCTAGGTTGGCCTGGGGCAGCTGGGCTACCGCCTCGGCGAGGGTGCGGGGAAGCCCCGCCCCCGCCTCCCCTCCCGCCAGAAGCTCCTCCAGTTTCTCCAGCGCCGCCCGCAGGGGCAGCTCCTCCGCTCCGGCCAGGGCGACGACGAGGTCATCCGGGCCCGCCTCGGCAAGTTCCCCTGCCGGGAACCCCAAGCGCAGGAGGATCTGGATGTTGGCCGGGGTCCCCATCACTGCGGCCGCCTCGGCAACCCCCGGCTCGGCGCGCAGCCTCTGGGTGACCCGCATCAGAAACATCGAGTCGAAGTACCGCCGCTTCTGAACCTGGCAGATCCGGAACACGCCCCTCACCCCACCCGTGCCAGCTCGTGCTTCTCCGCAAACCGCACCAGGGCCTTGCGGAAGCACTCCAGGGGCGCCCGGACCAGCCCCGCCCCGATCTTGGGGTGCCCGGGGTCGCGGTGGGCGATCGCCGTGTCGATGATCGGCGCCGACCCCGACCGCAGCACCTTGCGCACGTCGATCCCCACCGCGATCCCTTGGAAGTCGAGGGCGGGCAGCCGCAGGTCGGGGTGCACGCCCACCGTGATCTCCCGCATCTCGCGGGTGTAGGCCAGCGCCTGGGCCACCGTGCCCCCAACAAGGGACAGGATCCCCGGGGCCCCCCCGAGGACGAACGCGCCCCACCCCACGGTCTCCGTGATCGCCGAGTCCCCCATGTCCAGGCCCGCGTCCTCGGCCTTGTAGCCGGGAAAGAGGAGCCCCTCCACCCGCGGTGCCGGCGCGGTAAACCACTCCCCCTCCAGGGAGCTCACCTGGATCCCAAACTCGAACCCATTGCGCGCCATCGCCGTGACCACGGTGGAGTACGGGATCCCGCGGGCAGGGTCGGCGATCGACTTCGCCGCCGCCATCGCCGGCCCCAGGAAGAACACGGGGTGGTGGACGAGGAGGCGCAACGTGGCGAGGAGCTGCTCCTGGGGGAGCCCGGCCTCGACGAGCGGGACCGCCAGGGCGTTGGCGAGGAGGGCGGAGGCCGCCACCTGGCGGTTGTGGAGCTCGTCGCCCATCTCCAGGGCCCGGGCGATGAGGGGTTTCAGGCTCAGCCCACCGGAGGCCCTCAGCGCCGCCCCCAGCGCGGGGCCAAACAGGTCCCGCCAGCGGCAGAGGATCCCCACCGCCTCGGGGCCGAAGTCCCCGAACTGCTGCCGGTCCTCCACCGGGCGGCAGAAGGCCCGGTTCCCGAACGCCCGGTTCTCGACCACGAACACCGGCAGCGACGGAGAGATCGTCCCCGCCATCGGCCCCACCGCCCGGTGGGGGTGGTTGGGCTCCACTTCCACCTCCCCCGAGGCGAGGAGCTCCTGTGCCTCCTCCGGGGTGCGGGCCCAGCCCTCAAAGAGGGCGACCCCAACGGCCGATCCGCGCTGAGCCCCGCACATCTGGTCCCACCTCACCGGGGGCCCGGAATGCAGGATGCGCTTCTTGCCATCCGCAAACGCCGGGATGACCTCGCCCGCCGGGGCCACGTCCACGAGCACCGGATCGCCGGCGACCATGCGCCGTACCGCCTGTTGGTTGGCCTCCTCAATCCGCCCCTTGATGTCGGTCACGCTCTCCCCTTTCTCACGGACCACACCACCAACGCCGCCCCCAGGAGGGCCCGCCCCGTGCTGTGGCCCACACCCACCAGCTCCTGGGCGGCCCGCCGCGCCGCCGCCCCCTGCCCTGTGGAAAGCGCCCCCGCCAGCCGGTGCAGGGGGGCCGGTCCATGGCCTTGGCTTAGGTCTGCCAGCAAACACCCGCTCAACCGCGTGGTGCGGCCCCGGGCCCACCCCACGAGCTCCTCCCCCTGCCCCGCACCCTCCCCCAGGACCCACAGCGCAAACAAGGCCCCCCCCACGAGGTCGTCCCCCAGCGGGGTGAGCCCGGGTCCGCTCCCGATCCACGTTCGGCCCCACTCCGCAATCCCCGCCCCTTCCCTGGCCGCATCCGCCAGCCCCTCCGCCCACCCCCCATCCCCCGCCTCCCGGAGCGGCTCCAGATCCCGTTGGAGCTCCACGAGAAGGCCGTGGGCCCTCCGCCCAAGGTCCACCGGCGGCGATGGGGGAGGCGGGCTTCTCCAGATCCAGGCCGGATCCAGACGGAGCTCCGGCCGGCGCCCCACCCTGCCCGCGGAGACGGTCACGATCCCCCCGGCCTCCCACGCCGGAACGGCCTCCGCCACCACCCCCCGGCGGTGTAGCGGCCCCGCCGGGCCCTCGACCCACAGGACCTCGCCCCCCACCTCGAGAAACAGGGCACGCGAGGTGCGCCCCAGAACGGACGCCTCCGCTCCTTCGCCGAGGAGCGCCCAGGCCAGCTCGCCCATCACCTGAACCCTCATCCAAGAAAAGGGGGTGCCCCCGGGGGGGCACCCCCGCACCCACTACTTCGGCGAGCCGACGATGCCCTCCGCCAGCCAGTCGAACTTCCCCATGTCCAGGGGACCCCACGCCGTTCCCTCCGGGATCTTGATCTCTCCCGTCTGGTCCTTGATCGGACCGGCAAACGGCTGGAGCTCGCCCGAGACGAGGTTCTCCTTGTACTGGAGGACGGTCTGCTTCACGTCTTCCGGCACCCGCGGCCCGAATTCGCCCAGGGTGAGGAACCCTGCCTCCAACCCCCGGCGGATGTGTCCGCTCACGAACTCGCCCGCCAGAACCTGCTGGGCCACCTCGACGAAGAAGTCCCCCCAGGTCAGGCCAAGGCCGGTGATCCACGCGGTGGGCGCGAACTGCTGCACCGCCAGGGACGGGTAGCCCACGAAGAACTTCCCGGCTGCCTCCACCGTTTGGGCGACCGCGATCGGGGAGTCGAGGTGGGAGCCGATCACGTCGCAACCCTGCTGGAGGAGGGCCTGCGTGGCGGCCACTTCCTTCGCCCGATCGAGCCACGCCCCGGTGACCACGAACACGGTGGTGACGCCTGGGTTCACCGCCCGGGCGCCGAGGTGGAACGCGTTGCAGTTCCCAAGCACGTAGGCGTTGGGCATCCCGCCGATGAACCCGAGCTTGTTCGTCTGGGTCATGAGCCCGGCCGCGACCCCAAGCACGTAGTACGCGAACTGAACGTTGCTGAAGTAGGTTCCAAAGTTGGGGGCGAGCATGTAGCCGCCAGGGTGCATGAACTGCACGTCCGGGTACCGCTTGGCCAGGTTGAGCGCCGGGAACATGTAGCCGAACCCCGCCGGGAACAGGAGCTTGGCCCCCTGGAGGATCATGTTCTCCAGCACCGCCTCCGCCTCCCCTTCGGGAACGTTTTCCGCAAACAGGATCTGGACGCAGGGCATCTCTTCCTTGAGGGCCATCAGGGCGTCGTACTGCGACTGGTTGTACCCTGCGTCGTCCTTCGTCCCGCCGATGATCATCCCCACCGTGAGGCAGGGCTCTGCCAGGGCCCCCAGGCCCACCACCGCCACCGCCAGCATTGCCACCAGTGCACGTTTCATCTCCGATCCCCTCCTCAAGTTCGCTTTCAGAGTTCCCTCTCCTTCCTCAGTCCCGCTGGGTTTTGCCCGGCTCTCACCCCCTATTCGCTTCCGAAGTACACCCGGCCCAAGCTCGCCGGGGCCACGTGGCGCACCCCCCGGCCCCAGACGAGGAGCACAAGGAGGGTCAAGGCGTACGGGATCATGTCCAAGATGAACGCCGAGATCCCGATCCCCTGGGCCTGGAGCTGGAGCTGGAGCACCACTGCTCCCCCGAAGATGAGGGCGCCCACCACCGCCCGGAGGGGATTCCACCGGGAGAAGATCACGAGCGCAATGGCGATGAACCCGCGCCCGGCCGTCATCCCCTCGCTCCAGGTGCCCGTGATCCCCACCGCGAGGTGGGCCCCGCCCACCGCCGCCAGAAGCCCCGCCAGGGCGGCGGCCGCGTACCGCACGCGGGATGGCGAAACGCCAGCCGCGTAGGCCGACGCCGGGCTCTCCCCCACCGCCCGCACCCGCAGCCCCCAGCGGGTTCGGTACAAGGTGAACCACATGAGCGGTGCCAAGAGGAACGCCAGGTACACGAGAAGGTCGTAGCGGAACGTGAGGGACTGGGGGCCGAGGAGCGGGTACTTCGGGAGGGACGGGGCCATCTGCCCCACGTAGGGCTTCCCGATGAGGGCCGACAGCCCGATCCCGAAGAACATGAGGGCCAGCCCTGCCGCGAGCTGGTGGGCGCTCCGGTGCACGACGAGCCACGCGTACACGAGGTTCGCCGCCAGCCCGGTGGCCCCCGCGGCCAGGACCCCCACCCAGGCGTCCCCCGCCAGGCGCGACACGGCAAAGCTCACCGCCCCCCCCAGAAGCATCAGCCCCTCCAGACCCAGGTTGACCATGCCCGTGCGCTGCTCCACCACCTCACCCACCGTGGGATAGAGGATGGGAGCGGCATAGAGCAAGGTCCCGGACAGCCACGACAGGAGCCAGCTCATCGCCTCACCCCCTTCCCCAGGGGCTTGGCTAGGACGGTGAACAGGATGAGGGCCATGAGCACGTTGACCGCCGCGAAGGGGAGCTGTTGCGTGATCTGGAGCGTGAACCCGCTCGCGGCGATCAGGGCCATCAAGAATGCCATGAGGAGAATGCCCACGGGGTTGGCAAAGGCGAGCCAGTTCACGAGGAACCCCATGAACCCGTAGCCGGGGGAGATGGCCAACTTCAGTCGGCTGTGGATCGCGGCGACCTCGGCAATCCCCGCCAGCCCCGCCAATGCCCCCCCCAGCGCCATGGCGGCGACCATCCATCCCCCCACGGACAGGCCCAGGCGCCGGGCTGCCTCCGGGTTCCCCCCCACGGTCTTCAGTTCCAGGCCCCACCGGGTCCGGGCCACGCCGTACCCGTACAGGAGGAGGGCCGCCAGCCCCAAGGCGAACCCCAGGTGCAGCCGGGTCCCCCCCACGAGGATCGGGAACCGCGCGGCGGGGGGAATCTCCGCGGTCTGGGGGTAGATGGCGAACTCCGCTGCCCGCCACGGCCCGAACACGAAGTACCCCACGATGAGGGGGGCAACGTAGTTCAGGAGGAGGGTGGTGATCGTCTCGTTCATCCAGCCCCGGGCGCGCAGCACCCCCGGCACGAGCCCCCACGCCGCCCCACCGGCCATTCCCGCCAGGATCACCACGGGCAGGAGGACGGGCCGGGGGAGTCCGCCCAGGTTCAGGGCGGCCCAGGTGCCGACGAGGGCCCCAACCATGAACTGCCCCTCCGCCCCCACGTTGATCAGCCCAGCCCGGAACGGGATCGCCACCCCCAGCGCGGTGAGGAGAAGGGGGCTCATCCGCACCAGGACCTCCGCGAGGCCCCGCGGGTTCTGGAGGTTGATGCGCACGATGTCTTGGTAGGCGCGGAC
This sequence is a window from Candidatus Acetothermia bacterium. Protein-coding genes within it:
- a CDS encoding DUF2877 domain-containing protein; translated protein: MGELAWALLGEGAEASVLGRTSRALFLEVGGEVLWVEGPAGPLHRRGVVAEAVPAWEAGGIVTVSAGRVGRRPELRLDPAWIWRSPPPPSPPVDLGRRAHGLLVELQRDLEPLREAGDGGWAEGLADAAREGAGIAEWGRTWIGSGPGLTPLGDDLVGGALFALWVLGEGAGQGEELVGWARGRTTRLSGCLLADLSQGHGPAPLHRLAGALSTGQGAAARRAAQELVGVGHSTGRALLGAALVVWSVRKGRA
- a CDS encoding ABC transporter permease; translated protein: MSWLLSWLSGTLLYAAPILYPTVGEVVEQRTGMVNLGLEGLMLLGGAVSFAVSRLAGDAWVGVLAAGATGLAANLVYAWLVVHRSAHQLAAGLALMFFGIGLSALIGKPYVGQMAPSLPKYPLLGPQSLTFRYDLLVYLAFLLAPLMWFTLYRTRWGLRVRAVGESPASAYAAGVSPSRVRYAAAALAGLLAAVGGAHLAVGITGTWSEGMTAGRGFIAIALVIFSRWNPLRAVVGALIFGGAVVLQLQLQAQGIGISAFILDMIPYALTLLVLLVWGRGVRHVAPASLGRVYFGSE
- the fdrA gene encoding acyl-CoA synthetase FdrA, with amino-acid sequence MRGVFRICQVQKRRYFDSMFLMRVTQRLRAEPGVAEAAAVMGTPANIQILLRLGFPAGELAEAGPDDLVVALAGAEELPLRAALEKLEELLAGGEAGAGLPRTLAEAVAQLPQANLAVISLPGRHAVPEARAALEQGLSVFLFSSNVPVEEEVALKRLAAEKGLLVMGPDCGTAIVAGVGLGFANAVRQGPIGLIAASGTGAQEFTTLVHRAGSGISHALGTGGRDLSDAVGGTTTLTALDALAEDPATEVIVILSKPPGVGTVARLAQRVRRATKPVIACFLGLAAEQMRNGWPGPLVAVIDDAVAAALRRTGVPVPPFLSVPRNGPELKDDLSRLLPRQRYARGIFAGGTFCYQAQLLFHVARVPFRSNAPLTADHALATPWRSEGHTLLDMGDEFFTEGRLHPMIDPTLRQERIRQEAEDPEVAALLLDFVLGYNASPDPVGDLIPALVAAREHKRREGGDLVVVASVCGAEADPQNYREQVERLTEAGARVFPTQAQAARYALTLLKELK
- a CDS encoding ABC transporter permease — its product is MPSWLNARLSWSVLRLLVMVGVIVGVFSLFLLLQGKDPVRAYQDIVRINLQNPRGLAEVLVRMSPLLLTALGVAIPFRAGLINVGAEGQFMVGALVGTWAALNLGGLPRPVLLPVVILAGMAGGAAWGLVPGVLRARGWMNETITTLLLNYVAPLIVGYFVFGPWRAAEFAIYPQTAEIPPAARFPILVGGTRLHLGFALGLAALLLYGYGVARTRWGLELKTVGGNPEAARRLGLSVGGWMVAAMALGGALAGLAGIAEVAAIHSRLKLAISPGYGFMGFLVNWLAFANPVGILLMAFLMALIAASGFTLQITQQLPFAAVNVLMALILFTVLAKPLGKGVRR
- a CDS encoding BMP family ABC transporter substrate-binding protein; this translates as MKRALVAMLAVAVVGLGALAEPCLTVGMIIGGTKDDAGYNQSQYDALMALKEEMPCVQILFAENVPEGEAEAVLENMILQGAKLLFPAGFGYMFPALNLAKRYPDVQFMHPGGYMLAPNFGTYFSNVQFAYYVLGVAAGLMTQTNKLGFIGGMPNAYVLGNCNAFHLGARAVNPGVTTVFVVTGAWLDRAKEVAATQALLQQGCDVIGSHLDSPIAVAQTVEAAGKFFVGYPSLAVQQFAPTAWITGLGLTWGDFFVEVAQQVLAGEFVSGHIRRGLEAGFLTLGEFGPRVPEDVKQTVLQYKENLVSGELQPFAGPIKDQTGEIKIPEGTAWGPLDMGKFDWLAEGIVGSPK
- a CDS encoding DUF1116 domain-containing protein, whose translation is MTDIKGRIEEANQQAVRRMVAGDPVLVDVAPAGEVIPAFADGKKRILHSGPPVRWDQMCGAQRGSAVGVALFEGWARTPEEAQELLASGEVEVEPNHPHRAVGPMAGTISPSLPVFVVENRAFGNRAFCRPVEDRQQFGDFGPEAVGILCRWRDLFGPALGAALRASGGLSLKPLIARALEMGDELHNRQVAASALLANALAVPLVEAGLPQEQLLATLRLLVHHPVFFLGPAMAAAKSIADPARGIPYSTVVTAMARNGFEFGIQVSSLEGEWFTAPAPRVEGLLFPGYKAEDAGLDMGDSAITETVGWGAFVLGGAPGILSLVGGTVAQALAYTREMREITVGVHPDLRLPALDFQGIAVGIDVRKVLRSGSAPIIDTAIAHRDPGHPKIGAGLVRAPLECFRKALVRFAEKHELARVG